The proteins below are encoded in one region of Fibrella aestuarina BUZ 2:
- a CDS encoding Imm10 family immunity protein encodes MEVIQFEARWVDTWLEDGAQHVIWAASDEPDAERFSLQRDISDPDGSYYCERNDQDQGCYGGIAQLHLNRTQLLVWLTPKGSDRLGCELILLHFSTSEARYAELRATMQRVLAGTGLIE; translated from the coding sequence ATGGAGGTGATTCAATTCGAGGCCCGGTGGGTCGATACCTGGCTGGAGGACGGGGCCCAGCACGTCATCTGGGCGGCAAGCGACGAGCCCGACGCCGAGCGCTTCAGTTTACAACGCGACATCTCCGACCCCGACGGCTCGTATTACTGCGAGCGTAATGACCAGGACCAGGGTTGCTACGGGGGCATTGCCCAGCTACACCTCAACCGCACCCAACTGCTCGTCTGGCTCACGCCCAAAGGGAGCGACCGGCTGGGGTGCGAGCTCATCCTGCTTCACTTTAGTACGAGCGAGGCGCGCTACGCCGAGCTGCGGGCGACGATGCAGCGGGTCCTGGCGGGTACGGGCCTGATCGAATAG
- a CDS encoding dsDNA nuclease domain-containing protein, whose amino-acid sequence MTVHLNPTSPIRRGYSFQDLWALKKSIEWLKSPNKFQSITIETYPDEISDNHFFIEDIVVKTVTNSYQIFQLKHRQQPDTEFWEWDDFLDQRKGRNDKLLSSLFQKWSTSLLKLTQSANVEEAAFITNGKPGATLEQYLANGKIDIDSIQALDEPLYKRIIDQLGDQSARAFFSEFYFYFNLPSEDQFDEELRLEFCRDLKGTRSGYLSVKDYIYKEANKQSPQPLTLATLREVGEWDQPQPLNEEFHVPDDFVLFDASLHEDLVQRIKSEPGGIGVFVGKPGTGKSTYLSSLAHQLAEQNIIVVKHHYHISTNDPYGLDRLNNERITQALKYQFKQHEEELEEQAYQNSSGITLREFINQLAINQHQLGKSFVLIIDGLDHVLRYWKETELRDFLLEVSQPQNGLWLLFGTQEAAKKYLPQVIFDKCPETDWFNIPGLDYSSTSAVILSNSVGLNLPLDNIEATVEKIFSLTEGNPLHLRYTLQTLKNQLGNTIAYHFNLPSVPPYQGDISSYYNVLWSSLPDSSRTAALVASSMDIGLTKKQLIEIISSIEPNPSTVGSSVSSIYHLLKEQFFGALTIYHNSFRIFIESQSDFAEQKLRLYEVIQKWLRLSSYEYLKWAESQKIDLQLGNPNSIIQLDRDWTIEAILRNRREEDVERLLKLAKNTAFTEQDFPTSIQQNILFSVVSNAFEHNDTEYPALWKVLFKNKVELEIPSDLELEMLPSYQVYYYVNQLHRQGHTGIRKLAIDTFRHRLHNQRYREKSEYNEVIPSTPKYVLKVMCLDKMYPVERAFAFCSQFRSDNWSADLLMVYLKELVISKQYTNVSLLFQQSLSNFERQYLLDFLIQEDCFNQIEKHTALLKANQDELSAWGSLWWQVKTGYFVIEKWVLPDHDSLPYTIENYESKKKVELTQTFHRLWLSAVALALAGNRSVLDKWLLGVTKRNSLQAGSAIVKSALYVAEQVRQNNTINLTDVINELNEFSLPRWENDPKQYPIGQSFTKAAAEIIWNCLCINCLTTGNRIIANTDLHVLLNSLFISEESLLHFLLKQRITILDQAAYEGFVGRELDAWRHEIATFSDRSKRYVALAELALLHNDGERVISFARLAANNLLGYGYHKDLTIYNVLRSVGVCFRAGSHRAIEWMHRLAPLATWVGDFTDGDETRTLIHDYHELLGEIDVAALRRFYYQMLVDEKFDLAESSWNSLVEWSQLDSPQALWLVATAVDNTSYYTLSKRAATDHCASQALNYLQQALGPRQEVEKIPSSYTSEEKTFDYDSVPPKSIQSYLQEWEGQSVYRSRSVISEWAKHWIAKPDQNRRELYVILADLVISRGWDEQDRKFYDAIYELAYEFDEEFAFQCLVYAQHEYTEWDPYNSSDRTAIHQRWQRVKEDFPSRYLEFFRRSVQDNGYRKKGLNDYFVPFPKGIEFFIFMGDLQMAEDITEASLQATEELMADLELPTSTWIDAPERDEIDLLLARQLWVSTITRERVASSLAMLIRETLPTLTVYERWLSWLSAQTLETVIANGLLPILKYAQVQGADFSFISVKAINDAMQYTTIASEELLRELARLVGDSSFRVNIKRRPPFIVPPDYEMGANFKKLSGRFLPPVYSNGADIAEKKFNGIFWRFWSYIVDGLLATYNINADIQAFVDFLGHRSDNMILTGMASLATEVYRSAFLLRTQELYKLKLLANWRYFDFSYQTIPIDLSLWKLQQQRCPDWWPIGQQKLAKNSSHPKPLDTSKSGILEQIKIIINSVNENRVIALDGPLKPASGWIEPLETRVTLVPFAYRVYGPDLPSAEEIDNICHFVYGPNIFSSVTEARPLSYLESNHEDSLNDDKLTEIKDMVVAPLVGRFRHHVINMFQPYRHNPFPFGLFFNLKGDTNLTIADDSIHYSLDNQVVARSYDWTEGISERRNFYLPEPHGQILEIDSQFLDDHLTSCSLKLGFILRVEHTLTESYKDKEDVIQFYELLNVSRIIEP is encoded by the coding sequence GTGACTGTTCATCTCAATCCTACTTCTCCAATACGTCGAGGTTACTCTTTCCAAGATTTGTGGGCGCTAAAAAAGAGTATTGAGTGGCTCAAGAGCCCCAACAAATTTCAGTCAATTACAATTGAAACATATCCAGACGAAATATCCGATAATCACTTTTTTATCGAAGATATAGTCGTAAAAACAGTAACAAATTCATATCAGATTTTTCAACTAAAACATCGCCAGCAACCCGATACCGAATTTTGGGAATGGGACGACTTTCTCGATCAACGGAAAGGTCGTAACGACAAATTACTATCCTCATTGTTTCAAAAATGGTCAACTTCACTTCTAAAACTTACACAAAGTGCTAACGTAGAAGAAGCAGCTTTTATAACAAACGGTAAACCCGGTGCCACATTAGAGCAGTATTTGGCTAACGGCAAAATAGATATAGATAGTATACAAGCATTAGATGAACCATTATATAAACGAATTATTGATCAATTAGGAGATCAAAGTGCCCGAGCCTTTTTTAGTGAATTTTATTTCTATTTTAATCTACCAAGTGAAGATCAATTTGATGAAGAACTCCGATTAGAATTTTGCAGGGATTTAAAGGGTACACGGTCCGGCTACCTCAGTGTTAAAGATTATATCTATAAAGAAGCTAATAAGCAAAGTCCCCAACCATTAACACTGGCGACATTACGGGAAGTTGGTGAGTGGGATCAACCTCAACCCCTGAATGAAGAATTTCATGTACCGGATGATTTTGTTCTCTTCGATGCCAGTCTGCACGAGGACTTAGTTCAACGTATCAAATCAGAGCCGGGAGGGATTGGGGTTTTCGTTGGTAAACCGGGCACTGGTAAAAGTACATATTTATCAAGTCTAGCCCATCAGTTAGCTGAACAAAACATAATTGTGGTTAAGCATCATTACCACATCAGCACAAACGATCCTTATGGACTGGACCGGTTAAATAATGAGCGGATTACGCAAGCACTCAAATATCAATTTAAACAACACGAAGAAGAGCTTGAAGAACAAGCTTACCAAAATTCATCGGGCATCACACTTCGTGAATTTATTAACCAGCTGGCTATCAATCAACACCAACTCGGGAAAAGTTTCGTACTTATAATTGACGGTCTGGACCATGTATTACGTTATTGGAAAGAAACTGAGTTAAGAGATTTTTTGCTGGAAGTCTCCCAACCTCAAAACGGCTTATGGCTATTGTTTGGCACCCAGGAAGCCGCAAAGAAATATTTGCCCCAAGTAATTTTTGACAAATGTCCTGAGACGGATTGGTTCAATATTCCAGGTCTTGACTACTCATCGACATCCGCAGTTATTCTATCTAACTCAGTGGGTTTAAATCTTCCTCTTGATAATATTGAAGCAACCGTTGAGAAAATCTTCAGCCTAACTGAGGGGAATCCGCTTCATCTTCGGTACACTTTACAAACGTTAAAAAACCAACTGGGCAATACCATTGCCTATCATTTTAACCTTCCTTCTGTACCACCTTATCAGGGTGATATCTCCAGTTATTATAATGTTTTATGGTCAAGCCTACCTGACTCTAGCAGAACGGCAGCCTTAGTGGCTTCATCTATGGATATTGGCCTGACTAAAAAACAATTAATCGAAATAATAAGCTCTATCGAACCCAATCCATCTACAGTCGGTAGCAGTGTATCTTCTATCTATCATTTGCTTAAAGAACAGTTTTTCGGTGCTCTGACCATATATCACAATAGTTTTCGCATTTTCATTGAGAGTCAGTCTGATTTTGCTGAACAAAAACTTAGACTTTACGAAGTTATCCAAAAATGGTTACGTCTTTCCTCTTACGAATATTTAAAGTGGGCTGAATCTCAGAAGATTGATTTACAATTGGGCAACCCCAACTCTATCATTCAATTAGATCGAGACTGGACTATTGAAGCAATCCTACGAAATCGTCGCGAAGAAGACGTTGAGCGACTGCTAAAACTGGCTAAGAATACGGCATTCACTGAGCAAGATTTCCCAACCAGTATTCAACAAAATATTCTCTTCTCAGTAGTAAGCAATGCGTTCGAGCACAATGACACTGAGTACCCTGCTTTGTGGAAAGTGCTTTTTAAGAATAAGGTAGAATTAGAGATTCCTAGTGACTTAGAACTGGAAATGTTACCCTCTTATCAAGTTTACTATTATGTAAATCAGCTACACAGACAAGGACATACTGGGATTCGAAAATTAGCCATTGATACCTTCAGGCATCGTCTTCATAATCAACGATATCGAGAGAAATCAGAGTACAATGAAGTAATACCTTCAACGCCCAAGTATGTTTTGAAAGTTATGTGTTTGGACAAAATGTATCCGGTTGAACGAGCATTCGCTTTCTGTAGTCAATTCCGTTCGGATAATTGGTCGGCTGATCTATTAATGGTCTATCTCAAAGAATTGGTAATATCAAAGCAGTACACTAATGTTAGTTTACTCTTCCAACAGTCTTTAAGCAATTTCGAACGTCAATATCTGCTTGACTTCCTTATTCAAGAAGATTGTTTTAATCAAATAGAAAAACATACTGCGCTTTTGAAAGCTAATCAAGATGAGCTTTCTGCTTGGGGCAGTCTGTGGTGGCAAGTCAAAACAGGATATTTTGTTATAGAAAAGTGGGTGCTTCCAGATCATGATTCACTCCCATACACCATTGAAAACTATGAGTCAAAGAAGAAAGTAGAACTGACCCAAACCTTTCATAGGCTTTGGTTGAGCGCAGTAGCACTCGCTTTAGCGGGCAACAGATCAGTATTAGATAAATGGCTCTTAGGTGTTACTAAACGTAATTCCCTACAAGCGGGATCGGCCATTGTAAAATCAGCTTTATATGTTGCTGAACAAGTTCGACAGAATAATACTATTAATCTTACAGATGTAATAAATGAATTAAATGAGTTTTCACTCCCCCGTTGGGAAAACGACCCCAAACAGTATCCAATTGGCCAAAGCTTCACAAAAGCAGCCGCTGAAATAATATGGAACTGTTTATGTATTAATTGCCTAACGACAGGAAATCGCATTATTGCGAATACTGATTTACATGTATTGTTAAATTCACTATTTATTTCTGAAGAGTCGCTGCTACATTTCTTGCTTAAGCAACGTATTACTATACTTGACCAAGCTGCTTACGAAGGATTTGTCGGTAGAGAGTTAGATGCTTGGCGTCATGAGATAGCTACTTTCTCTGATCGGTCGAAACGGTATGTAGCATTGGCTGAACTTGCTTTGCTTCATAATGACGGTGAACGAGTAATTTCTTTTGCCCGTCTTGCTGCTAATAACCTGCTAGGATATGGTTACCACAAAGATTTGACGATTTACAATGTATTGCGTAGCGTTGGTGTCTGTTTTAGGGCTGGTTCGCACCGCGCCATTGAGTGGATGCACAGGCTGGCTCCACTAGCTACATGGGTAGGCGACTTTACAGATGGAGATGAAACACGAACTCTAATTCATGACTATCATGAACTACTAGGAGAAATAGACGTAGCTGCTCTACGGCGATTCTATTACCAAATGCTTGTTGACGAAAAATTTGACCTAGCAGAAAGTAGTTGGAATAGTTTAGTAGAATGGTCTCAGCTTGATAGTCCACAAGCACTTTGGCTTGTTGCTACAGCAGTAGATAATACCTCTTATTACACCCTCAGTAAGCGGGCTGCAACAGACCATTGTGCTAGTCAAGCTTTGAATTATTTACAACAAGCGTTAGGGCCTCGACAAGAAGTCGAAAAAATCCCCTCTTCATATACTTCTGAGGAAAAAACGTTTGATTATGATTCGGTTCCGCCCAAAAGTATTCAAAGTTATTTGCAGGAATGGGAAGGGCAATCAGTTTATCGATCACGGTCAGTAATTAGCGAATGGGCTAAGCATTGGATTGCTAAGCCAGATCAAAATCGTAGAGAGTTGTATGTCATACTGGCTGATTTAGTAATAAGTCGGGGCTGGGATGAACAGGATCGTAAATTTTACGATGCGATTTACGAGTTAGCCTATGAGTTTGACGAAGAATTTGCTTTTCAATGCTTAGTATACGCCCAGCACGAATACACAGAGTGGGACCCTTACAATTCATCTGATCGAACCGCAATCCATCAGCGTTGGCAACGAGTGAAAGAGGATTTCCCGAGTCGTTATTTGGAATTTTTTCGAAGAAGTGTTCAAGACAATGGCTATCGTAAAAAGGGACTGAACGATTATTTTGTCCCATTTCCAAAAGGCATCGAATTCTTCATATTCATGGGTGATCTTCAAATGGCTGAGGATATAACCGAAGCAAGTTTGCAGGCCACTGAGGAGTTAATGGCAGATTTGGAATTACCAACGAGTACTTGGATTGACGCACCAGAGCGGGATGAGATTGACCTGTTACTTGCTCGGCAATTGTGGGTAAGCACTATCACCCGTGAACGGGTAGCATCGTCTTTAGCCATGCTTATTCGGGAGACTTTACCAACTCTAACTGTTTACGAAAGGTGGCTCTCATGGCTCTCAGCACAGACGCTCGAGACAGTAATTGCTAATGGCTTGCTTCCAATCCTAAAATATGCACAAGTTCAGGGGGCTGATTTCAGCTTCATTAGTGTAAAAGCAATAAATGATGCAATGCAGTACACTACCATTGCATCAGAAGAATTATTAAGGGAACTCGCTCGACTTGTAGGCGATTCATCATTTCGCGTTAATATTAAACGCCGCCCTCCGTTCATTGTCCCACCCGATTACGAAATGGGTGCTAACTTCAAAAAGCTCTCTGGTAGGTTTTTGCCCCCAGTGTACAGTAATGGCGCAGACATAGCTGAGAAAAAATTCAACGGAATTTTCTGGCGTTTCTGGTCATATATTGTTGATGGACTTCTTGCTACGTATAATATAAATGCAGACATACAGGCGTTTGTCGATTTTCTTGGCCACAGAAGCGATAATATGATACTGACCGGCATGGCCTCACTTGCTACAGAAGTGTATAGATCGGCCTTTTTATTACGTACCCAAGAATTATACAAATTGAAATTATTAGCAAATTGGCGATATTTCGATTTTTCTTATCAGACGATTCCTATTGATTTGTCTCTATGGAAATTGCAACAACAACGTTGCCCTGATTGGTGGCCTATAGGTCAACAAAAGTTAGCTAAAAATAGCTCTCATCCTAAGCCATTGGACACATCCAAATCAGGCATACTTGAGCAAATAAAAATAATTATTAATTCAGTAAACGAGAATCGAGTTATTGCACTAGATGGGCCACTTAAACCAGCTTCTGGATGGATTGAGCCGTTGGAAACGCGTGTGACTTTAGTGCCTTTTGCTTACCGTGTATATGGTCCCGATTTGCCATCAGCCGAGGAAATTGACAATATATGTCATTTTGTTTATGGGCCCAATATCTTTTCATCCGTAACAGAAGCACGACCCCTCAGTTATCTTGAATCAAATCATGAAGATTCACTCAATGACGATAAACTTACAGAAATAAAGGATATGGTCGTAGCCCCCTTGGTTGGTCGA
- a CDS encoding DUF1801 domain-containing protein yields MLVNKEVTQFLDQLDHPLRQQIEILRGIILQADNRLAESIKWNGPNYSIGNADRLTMKIQPPQQIQLIFHRGVKVKEQPKQQLIKDEAGILVWRGNDRAIASFVSLSSITTAQNTLTELVQTWLVATTD; encoded by the coding sequence ATGCTAGTAAATAAAGAAGTAACTCAATTTTTAGATCAGCTTGATCACCCCCTCCGCCAGCAGATCGAAATATTACGGGGAATAATTTTGCAGGCTGACAATCGATTGGCAGAAAGTATTAAGTGGAACGGCCCCAACTACTCAATTGGCAATGCAGATCGCCTGACCATGAAGATTCAGCCCCCTCAACAAATTCAGTTGATCTTTCATCGAGGGGTGAAAGTGAAAGAACAACCGAAGCAACAGCTAATAAAGGATGAGGCTGGCATTTTAGTATGGCGAGGCAATGATCGAGCTATTGCCAGCTTTGTAAGCCTGTCTTCCATAACCACAGCTCAAAATACCTTAACGGAACTTGTGCAAACTTGGCTTGTTGCAACAACAGATTGA
- a CDS encoding excinuclease ABC subunit UvrA, producing MARRTNANDQDDKAASGFVRVRGAREHNLKNIDVLIPRNQLVVFSGVSGSGKSSLAFGTLYAEAQRRYFESVSPYARRLIDQVGVPDVDAIDGLPPAVALQQQRGTPNARSTVGSLTTLSSLVRMLYSRVGTYPARQTMLYAEDFSFNTPQGACPRCQGMGRVHTMTEESMVPDPSLTIRQRAIAAWPTAWGGQNLRDILVSLGYDIDIPWKDLPKKDRQWILFTDEQPTVPVYAGLTPTETRQAQRLKMEPSYQGTFSSARRNLEHTLAHTDSAAMRKRVLQFMISSPCPVCQGKRLKPEALSVTFAGYDIADLSHLSIAQLADVITPAANGEFAADRNSATSLVSRQAAKAALDRRLRAGGSAHKGAPDVRRTDDLSPEKRIAAERLCGDLLDRLTTLIELGLGYLSLDRSTPTCSSGELQRLRLATQLSSQLFGVIYVLDEPTAGLHPADGHALFDALDRLKASGNSLFVVEHDVELMRRADWLVDVGPEAGSAGGRILYSGEPQGLRQVSESRTRPYLFEETARPSSPNRSPQGWLRLEGVRRNNLQGVTVSFPLGCFTAVTGVSGSGKSSLVSQSLLDLVAAHLGMRREEAEEDTLENTPAEKTIGRLGGAIEAIQRLIEVDQKPIGRTPRSNLATYTGLFDQVRKLFAATPEARRRHFDAGRFSFNVAKGRCPTCEGAGQVSIELLFMPSVYAPCPTCHGKRYNEKTLAINWNGKSIADVLNMTVDEACLFFAQEALVLRSLDTLRDIGLGYLKLGQSATELSGGEAQRIKLSTELQRTQRGTTLYVLDEPTTGLHPRDVDRLLVQLNRLVDAGNTVIVVEHDMRTVAQCDWVIDVGPGAGNHGGTIVAAGTPAELATCQASRTAPFLANSLKPSRSPL from the coding sequence ATGGCTCGACGAACAAACGCCAACGACCAGGACGATAAAGCCGCATCCGGATTTGTCCGCGTGCGGGGGGCTCGTGAGCACAACCTCAAAAATATCGACGTCTTAATACCACGCAATCAGCTGGTGGTTTTCAGCGGTGTTTCCGGCTCGGGCAAATCGTCCCTGGCCTTCGGTACCCTCTATGCCGAAGCACAGCGACGGTATTTTGAATCGGTTTCCCCCTATGCCAGACGGCTCATCGATCAGGTCGGCGTGCCGGATGTCGACGCCATTGACGGCCTGCCCCCCGCTGTCGCCCTTCAGCAGCAACGCGGCACGCCCAATGCCCGCTCGACGGTCGGTAGTCTGACGACCCTGTCGAGCCTGGTGCGCATGCTCTACTCGCGCGTGGGTACCTACCCCGCCCGCCAGACGATGCTGTATGCGGAGGATTTTTCCTTCAATACCCCCCAGGGGGCTTGTCCCCGCTGCCAGGGCATGGGCCGCGTACATACCATGACCGAAGAGTCGATGGTTCCGGATCCGTCGCTGACCATCCGCCAGCGGGCCATTGCCGCTTGGCCCACGGCCTGGGGCGGTCAGAACCTGCGCGACATTTTAGTCTCCCTGGGCTACGACATCGACATACCCTGGAAAGACCTGCCCAAGAAGGACCGACAGTGGATTCTCTTTACGGACGAGCAGCCTACAGTTCCCGTCTATGCGGGCCTCACCCCAACCGAAACGCGTCAGGCTCAGCGACTGAAGATGGAACCCAGCTATCAGGGAACCTTCAGCAGCGCCCGACGAAACCTGGAGCACACGCTGGCCCATACCGACAGTGCCGCCATGCGCAAACGCGTGTTGCAGTTTATGATCAGTAGTCCCTGCCCGGTATGCCAGGGCAAGCGCTTAAAGCCAGAGGCCCTTTCCGTTACCTTCGCCGGCTATGACATCGCCGATCTCTCGCATCTCTCCATAGCCCAACTGGCAGACGTTATCACCCCGGCCGCGAATGGCGAGTTTGCCGCCGACAGGAATTCGGCAACGTCGTTGGTGAGTCGCCAGGCGGCAAAAGCCGCGCTGGATCGGCGCCTGCGGGCAGGTGGCTCAGCGCACAAGGGCGCCCCGGATGTGCGCCGTACGGATGATCTCTCGCCGGAAAAGCGCATCGCTGCCGAGCGCCTGTGCGGTGATCTGCTGGATCGCCTGACAACGCTCATTGAGCTGGGCCTGGGTTACCTGTCGCTTGACCGTAGCACGCCTACCTGCTCATCCGGTGAGTTGCAGCGACTGCGGCTGGCCACTCAACTCTCCTCCCAGCTCTTTGGGGTCATCTATGTGCTGGATGAGCCGACAGCCGGGCTGCACCCGGCCGATGGCCATGCGCTCTTCGACGCCCTGGACAGGCTCAAAGCGTCGGGTAACTCGCTTTTCGTGGTCGAACATGACGTTGAGCTGATGCGCCGTGCCGATTGGCTGGTTGATGTTGGCCCTGAAGCGGGCAGCGCGGGCGGGCGCATTCTCTACAGTGGCGAACCACAAGGCCTCAGGCAGGTCAGCGAGTCCCGCACCCGGCCCTACTTGTTTGAGGAAACAGCCCGACCCTCGTCTCCCAACCGTTCCCCTCAAGGCTGGCTACGTCTGGAAGGAGTCCGACGAAATAATCTCCAGGGGGTGACTGTTTCGTTTCCGCTGGGTTGCTTTACCGCCGTAACCGGTGTCTCGGGGTCGGGTAAATCCAGCCTGGTGAGCCAGTCTCTGCTGGATCTGGTAGCAGCGCATCTGGGTATGAGACGGGAAGAAGCCGAGGAAGATACGCTGGAAAATACCCCCGCCGAAAAAACCATCGGTCGATTGGGGGGCGCTATCGAGGCCATACAGCGACTGATTGAGGTGGATCAAAAACCAATCGGACGAACCCCGCGCTCCAACCTGGCCACCTATACCGGGCTTTTTGATCAGGTCCGCAAACTCTTTGCCGCCACGCCGGAGGCCCGTAGGCGGCACTTCGATGCCGGGCGTTTTTCCTTCAACGTCGCCAAAGGGCGGTGCCCTACCTGTGAGGGAGCAGGCCAGGTCAGCATCGAGCTGCTGTTCATGCCGAGCGTGTATGCCCCCTGTCCGACCTGTCATGGCAAACGCTACAACGAGAAGACGCTGGCCATTAACTGGAACGGCAAATCCATTGCGGATGTGCTGAACATGACGGTTGACGAAGCCTGCCTGTTCTTTGCCCAGGAAGCGTTGGTGTTGCGGTCCCTAGACACGCTACGGGATATTGGCCTGGGTTATCTCAAACTGGGGCAAAGTGCGACCGAGCTTTCCGGCGGGGAGGCCCAGCGCATCAAGCTCTCCACCGAACTGCAACGAACCCAACGGGGCACCACCCTCTACGTGTTGGACGAGCCGACCACCGGCCTGCATCCGCGGGATGTCGACCGTCTTTTGGTTCAGCTGAACCGCCTGGTTGATGCGGGCAATACCGTTATCGTCGTCGAACATGATATGCGTACGGTCGCCCAGTGTGATTGGGTGATCGATGTGGGTCCCGGAGCGGGGAATCACGGCGGCACGATCGTTGCGGCAGGCACTCCCGCCGAGCTCGCCACGTGTCAGGCAAGTCGCACGGCTCCTTTTTTGGCGAATAGTCTGAAACCATCACGAAGTCCCCTCTAA
- a CDS encoding putative quinol monooxygenase, with product MEKLSLLARVQAKPGQEATVENFLKEALALAQQEEGTIRWYAFKINENTFGIFDTFATEDGRQAHLNGEIAKGLMANADTLLSVPPVIEQLELLAVK from the coding sequence ATGGAAAAACTGTCATTACTGGCTCGTGTTCAAGCAAAGCCTGGCCAAGAAGCTACTGTCGAGAACTTTCTGAAAGAAGCGCTGGCACTGGCTCAACAAGAAGAGGGCACCATTCGTTGGTATGCTTTTAAGATCAATGAGAATACGTTTGGTATTTTCGACACGTTTGCCACCGAAGACGGCCGGCAAGCCCACCTGAACGGTGAAATTGCGAAGGGGTTGATGGCCAATGCGGATACGCTGCTGAGTGTGCCCCCCGTGATCGAACAGCTTGAATTACTCGCCGTTAAGTAA
- a CDS encoding alpha/beta fold hydrolase, with the protein MTMHYVRRGTGTPLLLVHGIGSSHRSWDLIIDGLATKRDVIAVDLPGFGATPPLTGETSIRTLADAVTDFLANNNLTGIDAVGSSMGARLVIELARRGGVLGAVVSLDPGGFWQGWEIPFFYHSVRLSAQLVGTLQPALPLLTGNPVGRTLLFAQFSAAPWKIPAPVALQELRTFVPTPAFNELLDNLAHGEKQQGAPAGLIQQPLVIGWGRRDLVCLPGQSKLALSLFPDAQLHWFANSGHFPQLDVPEEAIQLILDVTDGTYQAQPERTEAPVEVKHPNNVLIGVGVAVVVAGLFLALRSARW; encoded by the coding sequence ATGACAATGCACTACGTCCGGCGAGGCACCGGCACACCCTTACTCTTAGTTCACGGGATTGGTAGCAGCCACCGGTCGTGGGATCTGATCATCGACGGCCTGGCCACCAAACGCGACGTTATCGCGGTAGATTTACCCGGCTTCGGAGCCACACCGCCCCTGACGGGCGAGACCTCCATTCGTACCCTTGCCGACGCCGTGACCGATTTTCTGGCCAATAATAATCTGACGGGCATCGACGCCGTCGGCAGTTCGATGGGCGCGCGGTTAGTGATCGAACTAGCCCGGCGGGGCGGGGTGCTGGGGGCCGTCGTGTCGCTCGACCCGGGTGGTTTCTGGCAGGGCTGGGAAATTCCGTTCTTTTACCACTCCGTGCGGTTATCAGCCCAGCTCGTCGGCACATTACAACCCGCACTGCCTTTGCTGACCGGCAACCCCGTTGGCCGGACCTTGCTGTTCGCTCAGTTTTCGGCGGCTCCCTGGAAAATCCCTGCTCCGGTAGCGCTACAGGAACTGCGAACGTTTGTGCCCACGCCCGCATTCAACGAACTATTGGACAATCTGGCCCATGGCGAAAAACAGCAGGGTGCCCCGGCGGGTCTCATTCAACAGCCGTTAGTTATTGGTTGGGGACGCCGGGACCTGGTTTGTCTGCCCGGTCAGTCGAAGCTCGCACTAAGTTTGTTCCCCGATGCGCAACTGCATTGGTTCGCCAACTCGGGTCACTTTCCCCAACTCGACGTTCCTGAAGAAGCAATACAACTGATTCTGGACGTGACCGACGGAACGTATCAGGCTCAACCGGAGCGGACTGAGGCCCCAGTGGAGGTGAAGCACCCAAACAACGTACTGATTGGTGTAGGTGTCGCCGTTGTGGTGGCGGGCCTGTTTCTGGCACTTCGCAGCGCCAGGTGGTAA